TGCCGCCAAACCAATAGAAGGTGTAGCTGGTAGTGGAGAGCATACTCATCTAGGAATTATGGCAGAGCTTGAAGATGGTACTAAAGTAAACTTATTTGCTCATAAAAATTTCAAAGAAGAATATATGAGTTCGATAGGCTTTTCATCATTAATGGGAATACTAAAGAATTACGAAGTTATTAATCCTTTCGTTACATCAACAAATGACGCATTAAATAGATTAAAGCCAGGCTTCGAAGCTCCTGTTTGCATTGTATCTTCTCTAGGACATTCGCCAGAGTTTCCATCTAGAAATAGATCTATCCTAGTTGGATTAATAAAAGATATAGAAACACCTTTATCAACAAGATTTGAGCTTAGAGCTCCAAATCCTAACTCTAATACTTATCTAGTATTAGCTTCCTGCTATCAATGTATGCTTGATGGTATATCCAAACTTGCTGGAAAATATAGCTTGAAGCAATTAGAAGCGGAATTTTCAAAAAAAGTTGGAGATGAATCAATTTACTTAGAAAAAAATAGAGAGTACAGAAGCGAGTTTGACGTATTTGAGCATTACACAGAATCTGAAAGATCTGAGCTTTTTGGAAAGCCTCCTGCTACTGTATATGAAAATGTGATTGCTTTTGATAGTTATCCTGAAAAAGTTGAAACTTTAATAGAGGGCGAGGTTTTTACAAAAGCTATTATTGATTCATACAAAACCTCAACAATCGATATGTGGATTAACGAGCTTAGAGGAAGAATAATAGAAGACAATATGAATTTAGTGAGAAATTGTGCTAAGGTTCATGATGACGAAATTTCGGATTTAGATATTGTTAACTGGAATAGAATTAATACTTTGAGATGGGAGCTAATGAAGGATAGTGTAGATAAAAAATCTATCTTTACTAATATTAGAAGTCAAATCCTTCTCAATGACCTAAACGAAGTTTCAAACTTGCAAAAAATTATGAGCGATAAAGTTAAATTACTTAAAGAGCTTTATTTAGCATATAAAAAGAACATCTTCTAGATTATCCCAATATAACGTTTTAATCAAAATACGCGTATTATTGAATTTAGAAGTATTTAGTTCATGAATAAAAAATAAACCCACCAAAACAAGGTGGGTTTATTTTTTATTATGATTATATCAAAATTATTTTATCCTTAGACGTGAAGCTCTTATTATAGAATTTTTTTACAAGCTACTTGTTTTATTTTTAAGATACATCTGTTCTTATAAGTGTTTTAACAACCCCTAATATAGAGATATTTTCAGGATAAATAGGAGAGTATGCTTCATTTTCAGGTTGCAGTCTAATCCTATTTTTTTCCTTAAAGAAACGTTTAACAGTTGTTTCATCATCATTTATAAGAGCAACTACAATATCCCCATTTTTAGCATATTCAGTTTTTTCTACAATTATAGTATCTTTATCATATATTCCAGCATTAATCATGCTATCTCCTTTAACCTTAAGCATGAAATATGTTCCATTATTTACCCAAGATGAAGGAATGGGCAAAAATTCTTCTATATTTTCTACCGCCAGAATAGGAGCTCCTGCAGTAACTACGCCTAGCAATGGTATATCAACTGAGCTTCTTCTATAAAAGCCTTCTTCATCATCCGAAAGAATAACTTCAATTGCTCTTGGTTTTGTTGGGTCTTTTTTAATGTATCCATACTCTTCCAGCTTATTCAGATGAGAATGTACAGTAGAGGTGGATTTTAAATCAACCGCAGAACATATTTCTCTTACAGAAGGCGGATATCCCTTTTTTTGAATTTCTTCTTTTATATATAATAATATTTCTAGTTGCTTCTGATTTATTTTAGAATACATAATATCATCCTCCATGTCTTTGTTATAGTAACAATTATAACATATGAAACAAAAAAAACAAACATCTGTTCACATTTGCTATTGACTAACGAACAGACGTTCTAGTATAATGATATTAGAACATCTGTTCGTATACGTTTTATATCTAAGGAGGATAAAAATGAAAACTAGAAGAAAAAAAAATAGACATTATATAAATAGCAAAGTTAACATAACTATATTATTGTTAATAATATTAATTTCCACTGTTTTTAGCATATATTCACTAGGTGAGAATAATGAAGCAAATCAAATATCATATTCTACCTACACTATACTATCAGGAGATACATTATGGGATGTATCAACTAGATATAAAAACCCGAGCGATGATACAAGAGATTTTATCGAAAAGATAGTAGAGGCAAATCAATTAACATCTTTAAATGTAATTCCAGGACAAAAATTACTTATTCCAATCGAAAGTACTTTCAACTAAAATAAAGCCATGCGGCTTTATTTTTTTTCATCATTCCATTCAAAATTCTTTATTATATCTCTTTTTAAATTTTTCCTTTGCGCTGAATATAATTGTGTAGTAGTTATATTTTCATGATCAAGTAAAGTCTTAACATCATAAATAGAAAACCCATAGTCAATAAGAGAGCTTGCTGCAGTTGCTCTTAATTTATGTGGACTATACCCTTTATCCCTAGTAGTACCCATAGCAAGAGAAGTATATTTCTTTACAAGCTCTCTGATAGCTTTCATTGTTAGCCTTTTATTTTGTATGGATAAAAAAAGAGCATCCTCATTATTTTCATCAAGTAAGTCAGAATTTGGTCGTTCGCAGGATATATAATCATCTAAAGCTTTTTTTATTGTTGAATTCAGTGGCATTAACGCTTCTTTAGATCTTTTTCTGTAAATTTTAAATTCGTCACGACCATAATTAAATGATGACAAATTCAATTGCTGTATTTCTGACAATCTAAGTCCATAGGTTACAAATAAAAGCAAAATAGCTTTATCTCTTAATTTAGTCTTTTCCCAATATATTTTTTCTTTGTCTGTCAATCCTTCTCCTGTGGATACAATATCTAGCATAATGGCAACCTCGTCAACTGCTAGCTTCTTTATAGCATCTGGTTGAGGTTTTGGCAATTTTATTGGATTAAAACCATCAGTTATGTTATTTTCCAATTGATTATTTCTATACATATACTTAAACAAAGAGGATAGAGAGGATTTTTTTCTAGCTAAAGATCTATTGTCATTTTTAAATAAATAATCATTTCCATTTATTGATTTTAAATATCTTGTACAGTATTCTCCAATATAATAGTTAATATCTCTAGCTTTCAACTTAGAAAATTGTTCTATTGTAATTTCAGACAAATTGTTCAAGTGTATGAATGATTCATCATTACTGATTAAATACTTTAAAAAAAATTCAATATCTTCGAGGTATGCAAGCCTTGTAGATAAAGAAACTGCATTTTTTAAATATATAAAATAATCCTTCATAAAATGAGGCAGAGCAGTTTCGATTTCTATACATTTATCTATTATATGGTGTTGTTTGGCAACAATATTATCTGGTTTGTCAGATTTGTTATGTATTTTTACCATGAAATAAACCTCCAGCTTAAGTTAGTTTTTTTAGACCAGTAAAAGGTGACAAGTATATTATAAGCTAGATTTAAACAGAATAGTAATAATTCGCTAAAATGCACTGTAAGTAAAAATCCATTCAAACTATTCCCTAAATATACATTTAAAAACTAGTTGAATCCTTAAATAAATAGGCCCCTAACATAATTTTTCTATAATTAAGGGCCATTTTTTTATTTTTTATACATTTAACTCTACATCTTTAACTAGATTCTTATATTTTTCTAGTATAGGATTTACATCATTTAAAATAAATTCTTCAACTTGTTCTTTTGATCTTCCTATAAAATTCTCAGCTTTAAGTACATTTTTTATCTCAACTTCGTCTAAATTAAATTCAGCATCATTTGCTAATAATTCTATTAGATTATTATGTCCACCATTTATTTTTACATTTTTTGCTGCTTCCATAGAATAAACTCTAATTTTTTCGTGTAGCTCTTGTCTATCGCCACCTTTTTTTACAGCCTCCATAAGAATATATTCTGTAGCCATAAATGGAAGTTCTTCATTTATATGTCTGTTTATCATATTCTCATACACAACAAGCCCATTGGTAACGTTAATTGCAATTTCTAAAATAGCATCTGTTGCTAAAAATGCTTCACCAATTGCTAATCGTCTGTTTGCTGAATCATCTAAAGTTCTCTCTAACCACTGAGTAGAATGAACTAAAGCTGGGTTTTGAGCTAAATTTATTATGTATTTTGATAACGAAGATATTCTTTCTGAACGCATTGGATTTCTTTTATAGGCCATTGCAGAGGATCCTATTTGAGTTGATTCAAAAGGCTCTTCTAGCTCTTTAAGATGCTGCAATAATCTTATATCATTTGTCATTTTATGAAGACTTTGGGCTATCGATGATAATGATGAAAGTACATATGAGTCTACTTTTCTACTGTAAGTTTGCCCTGTAACTGGATACGACTTTTTAAAACCCATTTTTTCGCAGACTTTTTCATCTAGCTCTTTAACTTTATCATGGTCGTGATTGAATAATTCTAAGAAAGATGCTTGGGTTCCAGTCGTTCCTTTGACCCCTCTTAAATATATTTTATTTTTTCTATAAGTGACTTCTTCTAAGTCCATCAACAAGTCATATAGCCATAAAGTCGCTCTTTTACCAACAGTCGTTAATTGTGCTGCTTGAAAATGTGTGAATCCTAGAGTTGGAACAGATTTATATTCTATTGCAAATTTTGATAAATTATTTATTACTGAAGCTAGCTTTATTTCAATTAACTCCAAAGCCTTAAACATGTTAATTAAGTCTGTGTTATCCCCTACATAGCAGCTTGTTGCACCTAGATGAATAATGCCTTTTGCTAGCTCAGCTTGCATTCCAAAAGCCTTTACATGGGACATTACATCATGCCTTGTCTCTTTTTCAATTTGCTTTGCTATATCATAATTTATATTAGATTCAAAGTCTTTCATATTTTGAATTTGATTATCATCAATATTAAGTCCTAATTCTTTTTGGCTCTCAGCAAGTGCAATCCATAATTTTCTCCATGTTTTAAATTTATTTTCATCTGAAAAAATATAACTCATTTCTTTGCTTGAATAACGCTCGTTTAATGGATTTTGATATACTTCCCTATTAATCATATTATTCTCCCTTCAAAATTACAGTAATTATTCAATAAAATTATTTTTATATTCGTATTATATCAAATAATAAACACTAAAAAAAGTTTAATATTCGTTATTATTAAATTAAAAAATAAAAACCTTATAAGCTTTACAGGCTTACAAGGCTATATTTAATTAAGAAATAATTAATTACTAAATTTATTATATTATTCTAAGCATTTCTTTATTCTATTTAAACCTTCTTTTATCTTTTCTTGTGATGTTGCATATGATAGTCTCACATAATTATCTACTCCAAATGCTATACCTGGAACTACTGCTACTTGAGCGTCTTCTAGCAATAAATTTGCAAAATCCATGGATCCATTTATATCTATATTTTTAATTTTTTTACCAATAGCATTAGAAATATTGACCATAACATAAAACGCACCCTTAGGCTTTTTACAACTTAATAGAGGAATTTCATTAACTAGTGAAACCATCAAATCTCTTCTTAAATTAAACTCTGCTTTCATATTATCGATTGATGAAGTATCTCCTTCTAAAGCTTCAATACTAGCGTACTGAGCTACAGTATTAGGATTTGATGTAGCATGACTTTGCATATTGCTCATAATTGATGCAATTTCTTTGTTTGATGCAGTGTATCCTATTCTCCATCCAGTCATCGCATATGCTTTTGACATACCATTTATAACAATAGTTCTTTCTTTTATTTCTTCAGAAAATGATGCAATACTAATATGCTCACCATCATAAATTAATTTTTCATAAATCTCATCAGATATCACTATTAAATCTTCTTTAATAGCTAAGTCAGCGATTTTCATAAGCTCATCTCTAGTATAGAGTGCACCTGTAGGATTTGATGGGGAGTTGATTATAATAGCTTTTGTTTTATCAGATATCACAGAAGAAATATCAGCCGCTGTTATTTTAAACTCATTTTCTTCTAATCCTTCAATTATTACAGGCTTTGCTCCTGACATATTAATTAGCTCAATATAGCTCACCCAGTATGGAGAAGGTACAATGATTTCGTCCCCAGGATTAACAATAGCTTCAATTGCATTATGTAAAGAATGCTTTGCTCCATTTGAAACCACAATCTGTCCAGGTTCATAATCTAATCCATTGTCATTTTTTAATTTTTTAATAATTGATTTTTTTAAATTTGGCATTCCATCTGCTGCAGTATAACCTATTGGGTCATTTTCTATAGAATCTATTGCTTTTTTTCTAATATTTTCTGGTGTTTTAAAATCAGGTTCTCCAACGCTAAAGCCTATAATGTCTATCCCTTCAGATTTCATTTTTTTCTCTTTCGCACTTATAGCTAATGTTATTGAGGGCTCAATAGCCGAATACTTCTTAGAATACTCCATTAATAAATACCTCCTCCTATGATATAATTTCATTATACTATATTCTCAACAATATACAAGACTTCTATCATTATATTAAAAAAATGATTATTATCTTTCAAAATTCATATTTATATGTGAATAGTTAATATACTATGATATAATACACCTAAAATTTTAAGGAGAGCCAAATGTATAATAAAAACATTAATATAAAAGTAGATTATAGAATAATTAGAGAAGATGGTATGGACCAAGATATAATCATCCCTATCGAAAACGGACTTATAGATTTGAATGTATCTGATTTTAAAATTTTCGATAGGATACAATTTACTCATATTTATGCCATCTTACTAAGAATAACAAATCAGAACATGACAATTTGCATACACCTGCTTAAGGATATAGATATTTTTTCCAGCTTTGTAAATATGGATATTGACTTAGCCAAAAAAAATATGGTTATCAGTAAAAATGACAACCATACAATAATAAATATTGAATCAGTTAATTAATCATATTATTAATTTGCCTTTTTAAATATAGCCCTACTATTTCAGAAAATCTATCAATAGAATGAATATATGCAAAGTCTTTGCCATAAATCAATTTTTCTGCGTCCAAATCCTCTATTTCACCAGTATATACACCAAGCACTGCTATACCTTTCATTCTAGCTTTTCTCACTTCATGAGCAGTATCCTTTACAGCTTTTATACCTTTATAATCTGCATCTCTATTAAAAGCTAAAGAAGAGGTTTTAGTAACCTTTACATCATTTGGTTTTCCGTCACTTAGTACAATTAAAATTTTATGCTCCTCAGGTCTTTTTTCTAATGATTCAACTACTGCTCTTATAGCCAATCCATCTCGGTTACTTCCAGTGGCATAGTATTCAAAAATATTTTTATTTTTTATAATTGGATCATTATAGTCTCTGAATCTTCTTATAATAGTAAAATCTAAAAAGTTATTAAAACTTAGCACCCTATTTGGTATATTAACAAGAGACAGAGCTTGTGAGATAACATACCCTTGTGAAGCTACTCGGCTTTGGCGCTCCATTTGAGAACCGCTTGAATCAAGAAGTATGTCCACAGCAAAATCTCCAATATCCTCTTTGACCTCTTTTTCAAACACCTTGGAATTATTTAGATATTTAATTTTCCATATTATATCTCCTCTAAGCATTCCATTATCTGATATATTTTTACTATATTCAGTATCTCTTAGTATGGTTCTTTGAATTATATCTTTTAACTTACTTATATTTCTGTTGTAAACTCTATAGTGATCGTTATAATCAATCATATTCTTTTCTTTTTGTTTTTTTACATACTTGACTCTGTAATTATTAATATGACTGAGCTTAAAATTTCCATCTGTTATGTGAATATGGCATCCTTTATGCATTCCAGTACAGATTTTTTTTTCTAGTTTTCTAAGTTCATCAAAAGACACTATTGATGCCCCGTAATACTGCTCAATTTTATCTGTGAGTTTGTTGTATACCTCTGGATTAATATTAAAGTTCATTTTATTATCTTCAAACTCGTATCCATCCTTAGGGTCTATTTTACTTGCATTTGGGTTATATTCTGCCGAAACATATTCTTCCTGTAATTCATCATATAAATATGAATTTGGCGAATCCTTAGTTGTGGTATCAGTATTATCACTTAATGCTTCTTTTTCCTCAGGAGCTACATTTTCATTGTCAAAATAGCTTTCAAAATGGAAGTAGTCTTGAAATATTTTACTTAAAAATTCAATCAGCTCAATAGTAGAACTTATGGATTTACCTTTATCAATTTCTTTAACTAACTTATATACTTTTGAATTTACTGCTGGAGATTTTCCAATCTTCCTAGAATAATAAGCAAATCTAATTTCATCTGCTGAATCCTTTGGTTTATTAAAAAAGAAACTACTTAATATTTTTTTATATACATCTTCTTTTAGTTTTTTTATAGCGGGTCTTGATATTTCAATATTACTAATTACATTTTCTTCTAAGACAAGTACCGCAATTTGAAAAAACGGTTTAGGATCTGAAATTTCAACCTTAATTTTATTAATATATGAATATATCATCTCATAATCAAAGAATCTATAAATTCCGCCTAAAACAGTATTATTATATAAATCTATTTTCCTATCTCCAGTGAATTTTACAAGTGTAAAATCAGGGTCTATAGAATATTTCTCAGAAATAGTCCATACAACATTTGAAAACCTTTCTTCAGATTCTCGTCTCAATAAATTATTATCTTCCATAATTCATCCTCTTTCACAGTTACTACAACCTAAAAATATCTTCTTTTCCCAAGGATTTAGGTATTCTTAGTTCAATTACATCAGAAATAATTTCTTTTTCAAACTCATCAAAAGTTTTACCAAGTATACCCATTTTTACTGCAAGCAATGGCTCGAGTCCTCTATTGATTGTTCGCAACGCTCCTATCAAACCTCTAAGATCAACTGCTTTAGTTGATATCTCAGAATTTTGAGATTTGAGCTGTAAATCCAAAAATAATCCACTGAACTGCTCTAAATATTCTTCATTTAGATTAGGAAATTCAGATAGTAATATTTTCGTTAATTTAGACTTTGTCATAGGCGGTATGTCAATAACCATAAAACGAGATACTAGAGCTTCGTTCAATTCTTTTGTTCCAGCATATCCATAATTCATAGTCCCAATAAATCTGGTAGCTTCATTAAGATATATCTTATCGTATCCAGGCACATCTATTATTCTTCTGTGATCAAGCGCTGAGTGAAGTACAGCTACTGCATCATTTTTAGCCATATTTATTTCATCAAAAATTCCAAATCCTCCATTCTCAGCACATTGATAAACCGAACCCTTTCTAAGATCAACTCTATTATCTACAAAGGTATCTGTTCCAATTAATGCCGAGCTATCAGTATTAACATGAAAAGAAACTGTCCACGCAGGCCTATTAAATGCACAAGCAAGATTATCAGCAAGTACGTTCTTACCTGTGGCTTTTGGTCCACTAATTAAAATATGCTCTCCTTCTAACAATGCAGCTATAGCCATATTCCAAACTTCTCTTCCATAGTAGTAAAATCTTGGTTTTGGGATTCTTAAAAGGTTTTCTTCTTTATTATCATAAAATTTTCTAAAATGAAGTAAGTCTTCTATTAATTTTTCATCTACATTATGTGATTTTAAAAATTCAATCATGGCAATTCTCCTTTAGAAACTCTTTATTTTCACTATAAATTAATAAATTATTTTATATAACATAATAGATAGATTATAACATTATAAGACTGAAATGAGTAAAGAATTTAATACTTAATTCTTGTATACAATATTATTTTAAAATTTAATAAATGCAATTTTTAAATCAATAATTGCATTTATTAATATTAAATTTTCGTTATTCAGATAAATTAATTTTAGGTTTATACGTTAAATATAAACAAATAATAATGTTATCGTTGTGTATACAGAATAATCATAAAAAATAAATTTTGCATATCGAATAATATAAATTGCAATTTTACGAAAAAATGTATTGATTTTTAATTTTTATAGTAATATAATCATTTCTAATAATCTAAATGAAATATATAACGGAGGGATTGCCTTGTACAAAATTACAGTTATTCCTGGAGACGGAATAGGAGAAGAAGTTACTCAAAGTGTTATTCAGATGGTTGACTCACTTAATTTGCCAATCGAATGGGAAATAGTTAGTGCAGGGCTTAATACATATAATAATACAGGTGAACTTTTGCCAGAATCTGCATTAAACAGTATTGAAACAAATAAAATTGTTTTAAAGGGTCCTATAACTACACCTATCGGCTATGGATTCAAAAGCATCAATGTAACTCTTAGAACAAAATATAATCTATATGCAAATATCCGCCCTGTAAAAAATCTAGGCGTTATAGATAGCAAATATAAAAATATTGACTTGGTTATATTTAGAGAAAACACTGAAGATTTATATGCTGGAATAGAAGAAAAAATAAGCGATAATGAATGCCATAGCTTAAAAATAATTACTAAATCAGCAACACTTAAAATTGCACATGAAGCTTTCAAATATGCTCAAAGCATGAATAAAACCAAAGTTACTGTTGTAACAAAAGCAAATATAATGAAGTTAACAGATGGTCTATTTTTAAATACAGTCAGAGAAGTGGCATTAGATTATCCAAATATAGAGCTAGAGGAATTGCTAATTGACAATATGTGTATGCAGTTAGTTTTAAATCCTTCTAGATATCAAATTATTTTAACATCCAACCTGTATGGCGATATTCTCTCAGATTTATGCGCCGGCTTAATTGGAGGCCTCGGCCTTGTTCCAAGTGCAAATATAGGAAAAGATATTGCATTATTTGAAGCTGTACACGGAAGTGCTCTAGATATAGCAGGAGCTAACAAAGCTAATCCTACAGCATTAGCACTAAGCGCAGCTATGATGCTAGATTATATTGGTGAAAACTTAGCAGCAAAGAAATTAAAGAATGCTCTTAATGAGGTCTTATGTTATGAAGATAATTTCACATACGATTTAGGTGGCAACCTATCAACATCGGATTTTACGCAAAAAGTTATAGAAACAATTCAAACTCTTTAATTTAATTGGAGGAATAAAAATGGAAACAGCAATTGATAAACTAGCTATATTAACAGAAAGTAATAGCCTAATAGAACCAGAGCTTTATGATAAATATAATGTAAAAAGAGGTCTTAGAAATTCAAATGGCACTGGAGTTCTAGTAGGGCTTACTAAAATTGGTTCTGTGGAAGGTTATAAACTTATTGATGATAAAAAAATCCCAAAAGAAGGTAAACTTTTTTATAGAGGAATCAATGTCGAAGAGATTGTAGATGGATTTCAAAAAGATAATCGTATGGGTTTTGAAGAAACCACTTATTTGCTTTTATTTGGAAAACTTCCAAACAAAACTGAGCTAGATGATTTTAACAAATTGCTTTCTGAAATGAGATGTCTTCCGAAACACTTTACTGAAAATATGATTTTAAAAATACCTAGCTCAAACATCATGAATAAATTGCAAAGAAGTGTCCTTGTTTTATATTCAAGCGATGATAATCCTGAAGACTTAAGTGTAAGAAATGTTCTTAAGCAATCTTTAAACTTGATAGCAAAATTTCCTACTATTATTTCCTATGGCTATCAAGCTAAATCACACTATTTTTATGATAACAGCTTATTTATCCATTCACCGAGAAAAGATTTAAGCACAGCTGAGAATATACTTCATATGATTCGTCCCGATAGCACGTATACAAAAACAGAAGCAGAAACTCTAGATTTAAGCCTTGTTTTACACGCTGAGCATGGAGGAGGAAACAATTCAGCCTTTGCTACTCATGTCGTATCTTCAAGTGGAACTGATACATATTCAGCTATCGCTACTGCAGTCGGTTCTCTTAAAGGGCCAAAACACGGAGGAGCAAATCTTAAAGTAAGAGATATGGTAGCTGATATAAAGGAAAATGTAACTAATTGGTCAGATAAAAACTTATTAAAGGATTACTTAGTTAAAATTCTAAAAAAAGATGCTTTTGATAATTCCGGTCTAATTTATGGCATGGGCCATGCAGTATATACTCTTTCGGATCCAAGAGCTGAATTATTGAAAAAGAAAGCCAAAGAACTTGCATGCGAAAAAGATAGTTTAAAAGAATATGAACTTTACACTAATATAGAAGAGCTTTCAAAAGAAATATATAAAACCTTTAAAGGCGAAGATGCCGTAATTTCTGCAAATGTAGACTTGTATTCAGGTTTTGTATATGAGCTGCTAAATATCCCATATGATTTGTATACCGCCTTATTTGCTACATCAAGAATTTCTGGTTGGTGTGCTCATCGAATCGAACAAATCATAAGTGACAAAAAAATAATGAGGCCAGCTTACAAAAGCATAGACAAAAACATAAACTATATAGATTTAGATTTAAGATAATAAGCATAAAAAAATCCATTACGGAAGCAGAAATTTTCTGTTCTTAATGGATTTTTATTTTTGTAATTATACGAGTAGACCTATAAGCCGAGTTCTGGTGGTAAACCTTCAAGTACTTCTATTTGCTATACTTGGAAGTTTGCCATATCCATTCTTAGACCTATAAGTAGCTTGACCTCACTATAAAATAGACTATGCCTATAACACAGATTATGTGTTATTAAAAAACTTTATTTCATAAATATTATAACACAAGAGGCAAGAAAACTAGGAGATGATTTTATGTTTGTTCATGAAAAAAAAGAAAAAATAAAGCTAGAATATTTTGATGAATTCTTAGCTTATATGACTGTAGAAAGAAATGCTTCAAAATTTACTATTTCTTCATACACTAGTGACTTTAGAATTTTAGAAGAATACCTGAAAGAAAGAAATATGAAAGTGAGCATAGAAACACTTAATGTAGCAACCATTAGGACCTTCATTCACTTTTTAAGACTTGAGAAAGAATATACAAATGAAACGATAAGACGAAAAATATATGCCCTAGGATCTTTTTTTAAGTTTTTAGTAGAAAATGAATATATAGGAATGGATAAAAATCCCATGTCAAAAATCCGAGCACCTAAAAAGGAAGAAAAACTACCGATTTATTTAAGTGAGAAAGAAATTAGAACTCTACTTGATACTATAATGAAAACTGGCGGCAAGGATGCAATTAGAGATAAAGCTATAATATCTCTATTTGCAATGACTGGACTAAGAAGGATGGAGTTAATAAATCTAAATTGGGAAGATGTAGATTTTGGACAAAAAACAATAAAAGTAACTATGGGAAAAGGAAAAAAACAGAGAATACTTCCCATGCCAGAAACACTATATCAGGACTTAT
This is a stretch of genomic DNA from Acetoanaerobium sticklandii. It encodes these proteins:
- a CDS encoding nitric oxide reductase activation protein, with translation MEDNNLLRRESEERFSNVVWTISEKYSIDPDFTLVKFTGDRKIDLYNNTVLGGIYRFFDYEMIYSYINKIKVEISDPKPFFQIAVLVLEENVISNIEISRPAIKKLKEDVYKKILSSFFFNKPKDSADEIRFAYYSRKIGKSPAVNSKVYKLVKEIDKGKSISSTIELIEFLSKIFQDYFHFESYFDNENVAPEEKEALSDNTDTTTKDSPNSYLYDELQEEYVSAEYNPNASKIDPKDGYEFEDNKMNFNINPEVYNKLTDKIEQYYGASIVSFDELRKLEKKICTGMHKGCHIHITDGNFKLSHINNYRVKYVKKQKEKNMIDYNDHYRVYNRNISKLKDIIQRTILRDTEYSKNISDNGMLRGDIIWKIKYLNNSKVFEKEVKEDIGDFAVDILLDSSGSQMERQSRVASQGYVISQALSLVNIPNRVLSFNNFLDFTIIRRFRDYNDPIIKNKNIFEYYATGSNRDGLAIRAVVESLEKRPEEHKILIVLSDGKPNDVKVTKTSSLAFNRDADYKGIKAVKDTAHEVRKARMKGIAVLGVYTGEIEDLDAEKLIYGKDFAYIHSIDRFSEIVGLYLKRQINNMIN
- a CDS encoding AAA family ATPase, with the protein product MAMIEFLKSHNVDEKLIEDLLHFRKFYDNKEENLLRIPKPRFYYYGREVWNMAIAALLEGEHILISGPKATGKNVLADNLACAFNRPAWTVSFHVNTDSSALIGTDTFVDNRVDLRKGSVYQCAENGGFGIFDEINMAKNDAVAVLHSALDHRRIIDVPGYDKIYLNEATRFIGTMNYGYAGTKELNEALVSRFMVIDIPPMTKSKLTKILLSEFPNLNEEYLEQFSGLFLDLQLKSQNSEISTKAVDLRGLIGALRTINRGLEPLLAVKMGILGKTFDEFEKEIISDVIELRIPKSLGKEDIFRL
- a CDS encoding isocitrate/isopropylmalate dehydrogenase family protein, whose translation is MYKITVIPGDGIGEEVTQSVIQMVDSLNLPIEWEIVSAGLNTYNNTGELLPESALNSIETNKIVLKGPITTPIGYGFKSINVTLRTKYNLYANIRPVKNLGVIDSKYKNIDLVIFRENTEDLYAGIEEKISDNECHSLKIITKSATLKIAHEAFKYAQSMNKTKVTVVTKANIMKLTDGLFLNTVREVALDYPNIELEELLIDNMCMQLVLNPSRYQIILTSNLYGDILSDLCAGLIGGLGLVPSANIGKDIALFEAVHGSALDIAGANKANPTALALSAAMMLDYIGENLAAKKLKNALNEVLCYEDNFTYDLGGNLSTSDFTQKVIETIQTL
- a CDS encoding citrate/2-methylcitrate synthase, which produces METAIDKLAILTESNSLIEPELYDKYNVKRGLRNSNGTGVLVGLTKIGSVEGYKLIDDKKIPKEGKLFYRGINVEEIVDGFQKDNRMGFEETTYLLLFGKLPNKTELDDFNKLLSEMRCLPKHFTENMILKIPSSNIMNKLQRSVLVLYSSDDNPEDLSVRNVLKQSLNLIAKFPTIISYGYQAKSHYFYDNSLFIHSPRKDLSTAENILHMIRPDSTYTKTEAETLDLSLVLHAEHGGGNNSAFATHVVSSSGTDTYSAIATAVGSLKGPKHGGANLKVRDMVADIKENVTNWSDKNLLKDYLVKILKKDAFDNSGLIYGMGHAVYTLSDPRAELLKKKAKELACEKDSLKEYELYTNIEELSKEIYKTFKGEDAVISANVDLYSGFVYELLNIPYDLYTALFATSRISGWCAHRIEQIISDKKIMRPAYKSIDKNINYIDLDLR
- a CDS encoding tyrosine-type recombinase/integrase — translated: MFVHEKKEKIKLEYFDEFLAYMTVERNASKFTISSYTSDFRILEEYLKERNMKVSIETLNVATIRTFIHFLRLEKEYTNETIRRKIYALGSFFKFLVENEYIGMDKNPMSKIRAPKKEEKLPIYLSEKEIRTLLDTIMKTGGKDAIRDKAIISLFAMTGLRRMELINLNWEDVDFGQKTIKVTMGKGKKQRILPMPETLYQDLLAYMNNSLPITNTALFITSNNKRVNFRGMNNLFQKYIKRAGLSGKGYTLHKLRHSYASLLVQQGVDISIVKELMGHSDFNSTKIYVHLNMNNLRDSVDKHPLSHI